The Fusobacterium perfoetens genomic interval GTTGAGCAGTTAATTTAACATTGACCATTTTTCCTTTTACTCTTGGCGTCATTAATCTTGACCTACTCACAGTTGTTATTTGATTAGGCAAAGCATAAGAAACTTTTTTTGTAGATAATTTAGGAATAATTCCTAAGTCTACCCTCGTAATCATTGACCCTTGTGGATTTTTTGAAGTAAAAGGAACTATGTTTGCTACTTTTCCTTGAACTGCTAATACCACACAATAATGTCTATCTCTTAGCTCTGAGCCTGTATTATATCCAAAATCAACAGAATATACATACCCTCTTTTTGCTTGAGCTAGTTCTAATTTTGGGTCTTGTAAAATCCTTTTATTATTTTTCAAGAAATTTACTAAAGATGTCGTCAGCAAAAGATAGTCATT includes:
- a CDS encoding type II toxin-antitoxin system PemK/MazF family toxin; translation: MKKFNRIFRKTLKQIKKILKENDYLLLTTSLVNFLKNNKRILQDPKLELAQAKRGYVYSVDFGYNTGSELRDRHYCVVLAVQGKVANIVPFTSKNPQGSMITRVDLGIIPKLSTKKVSYALPNQITTVSRSRLMTPRVKGKMVNVKLTAQQMEAIENGLASLLFKNP